Proteins encoded together in one Anopheles darlingi chromosome 3, idAnoDarlMG_H_01, whole genome shotgun sequence window:
- the LOC125956524 gene encoding zinc finger protein 184-like isoform X2, whose amino-acid sequence MDPYLIVYVPYTRESTPGAQISFFDYTTHTIGERDNRNTPNTCRVPLWKQASFERKNQIDPVLMDDLLSFSSSEMQVCDTPSDANFNVNCKLLPKETYSQYDCHLEPSKYAPTNKNDTTEESSSSIDEGFGQSNSEDSADDQTTVQIPLISSPKSSVISKKKQSKGRIYDCEICQQQFPLKKSLRFHQANEHPGENCNKCTICLKTFKLRSNLRQHLRIHTGERPFQCEICNKTFVQGSALTVHRELHKDQRDYECKTCHKAFKSKFAFKKHEKVHTGQRPFKCEVCGKTFTQSCNLKAHQKLHNGKHAYECVVCSKTFRFNSHYQDHKMTHTKDKKYCCSDCGRTFAYKNSYQRHILIHQDATQYRCSACGKLFSKLSHLNFHIKSHGSNCMDSISTENIRSRRSCDISEIDIETYQNSRGDRMDVHGMKGANEREHFRYKCVICTQSFEEEKELHTHFKLHEADDCPFQCGMCGILNLNHFEEVSLTGL is encoded by the exons ATGGATCC CTATCTGATAGTGTATGTTCCTTATACAAGAGAGAGCACTCCTGGCGCACAGATTTCATTTTTTGActataccacacacacaattggAGAACGAGATAACCGGAATACACCTAACACGTGCCGTGTACCACTTTGGAAACAGGCGtcttttgaaagaaaaaatcaaatagaTCCGGTTTTAATGGACGACCTACTATCATTTAGTTCATCCGAGATGCAG GTCTGCGATACTCCTTCAGATGCAAATTTCAATGTAAATTGTAAATTATTACCTAAAGAAACATACTCTCAGTACGACTGCCATTTGGAACCTTCAAAATATGCTCCTACTAATAAAAACGATACTACAGAGGAGTCATCCTCGAGCATTGACGAGGGGTTTGGGCAAAGCAATAGTGAAGATTCTGCGGACGATCAAACAACCGTCCAAATTCCGCTTATATCATCGCCAAAATCATCAGTAATTTCAAAGAAAAAGCAAAGTAAAGGCAGAATTTACGATTGTGAGATTTGTCAACAACAATTTCCATTGAAGAAGTCGCTTCGATTTCATCAAGCTAACGAACATCCTGGAGAAAACTGTAATAAGTGTACAATTTGCTTAAAAACCTTCAAGCTACGGTCTAATTTACGGCAACATCTGCGTATTCATACCGGCGAGCGGCCGTTTCAATGTGAAATTTGTAACAAAACGTTTGTCCAGGGAAGCGCTCTTACAGTGCATCGCGAATTACACAAAGACCAACGAGATTACGAATGTAAGACATGTCACAAGGCATTCAAATCAAAGTTTGCTTTtaagaaacacgaaaaagtTCACACCGGTCAGCGACCTTTCAAATGTGAGGTATGTGGAAAAACCTTTACCCAATCTTGTAATCTAAAGGCTCATCAAAAATTACATAATGGAAAGCACGCCTatgagtgtgttgtgtgttcaAAGACATTCCGCTTCAATTCACACTATCAAGACCATAagatgacacacacaaaagataAGAAATATTGCTGCAGTGATTGCGGGAGAACATTTGCATACAAAAACTCGTATCAACGTCATATTTTAATCCACCAAGATGCGACTCAATACCGTTGCTCAGCCTGTGGTAAGCTTTTCAGTAAACTAAGCCATCTAAATTTCCACATTAAATCGCATGGTTCTAACTGTATGGATTCAATATCCACTGAAAACATCAGATCTCGCCGTTCTTGCGATATTTCTGAAATCGACATTGAAACCTACCAGAACTCACGAGGTGACCGTATGGATGTACATGGGATGAAAGGTGCAAACGAACGTGAGCATTTTCGGTATAAGTGCGTTATCTGTACTCAGTCCTttgaggaggagaaagagctACACACCCATTTCAAATTACACGAGGCTGATGACTGTCCCTTTCAGTGCGGCATGTGTGGGATTCTTAATCTAAATCATTTCGAAGAAGTTTCCCTAACCGGATTGTGA
- the LOC125957575 gene encoding ATP-dependent RNA helicase abstrakt, translating into MAEPPKRKRRESDTSGNEDEQDKFVPYVPVKERRKQQLLKLGRIVQLTAEASNVAKSSSENEHDEEETEESWGRKYNISLLDQHTELKKIAEAKKISAVEKQLKEEEKILESVAEKKALMGVAELAKGIQYEDPIKTSWTPPRYILAKSISRHEKIRENLRILTDGEDVPPPLCSFREMKLPKAILLAMAKRNIKKPSPIQVQGIPAVLAGRDLIGIAFTGSGKTLVFVLPIIMFSLEQELRLPFASREGPYGLIICPSRELAKQTHDILQYYCRHLQEAGMPEIRIVLSIGGVPVNDALAIIQQGVHIMVATPGRLMDMLDKKLVNLDVCRYLCMDEADRMIDMGFEEDVRTIFSYFKGQRQTLLFSATMPKKIQNFAKSALVKPVTINVGRAGAASMNVTQDVEYVKQEAKVVYLLECLQKTPPPVLIFAEKKQDVDAIHEYLLLKGVEAVAIHGGKDQDERYRSVEGFRNQQKDVLVATDVASKGLDFPDVQHVINYDMPDDIENYVHRIGRTGRSGSKGLATTFINKATEQYVLLDLKHLLIEAKQKVPPFLGELCSETEKYADLGDGCSYCGGLGHRITECPKLEAIQSKQASNIGRRDYLSNTAADY; encoded by the coding sequence ATGGCcgaacccccaaaaaggaaacggaGAGAGTCCGACACCAGCGGAAACGAAGATGAGCAAGACAAATTCGTTCCGTACGTCCCAGTCAAGGAAAGGAGAAAGCAACAGCTGTTGAAACTTGGCCGTATAGTTCAGCTAACCGCGGAAGCATCGAATGTCGCAAAATCATCCAGCGAAAATGAgcatgatgaggaggagacgGAAGAATCCTGGGGCCGCAAATATAACATCAGCCTTCTGGATCAGCACACAGAGTTGAAGAAAATTGCAGAGGCCAAAAAGATCAGCGCCGTAGAGAAACAGcttaaagaagaagaaaaaattcTTGAAAGTGTTGCCGAAAAGAAGGCGCTCATGGGTGTCGCTGAGCTGGCTAAAGGAATCCAGTATGAAGATCCTATCAAAACGAGCTGGACTCCACCACGATACATTTTAGCAAAATCTATATCGCGGCATGAAAAAATACGCGAAAATCTTCGAATCCTGACGGACGGAGAGGATGTACCACCTCCGCTCTGCTCCTTCCGAGAAATGAAGCTGCCCAAGGCAATACTTTTGGCGATGGCAAAGCGCAATATCAAGAAACCATCTCCAATACAAGTTCAGGGTATACCAGCAGTGTTAGCCGGACGAGATCTGATAGGTATAGCGTTCACAGGGTCGGGCAAgacgttggtttttgtgctACCCATCATCATGTTCAGCCTGGAACAAGAGCTTAGACTCCCCTTTGCGTCCCGCGAAGGCCCGTACGGACTAATAATTTGCCCATCTAGAGAATTGGCCAAACAAACGCATGACATTCTGCAATATTACTGCAGGCATTTGCAGGAAGCTGGTATGCCCGAAATTCGTATAGTGTTGTCCATCGGAGGCGTACCGGTGAATGATGCTCTTGCTATCATCCAACAAGGAGTCCATATTATGGTGGCTACACCAGGAAGGTTAATGGATATGTTGGATAAGAAATTAGTCAACCTTGATGTATGTCGCTATCTTTGTATGGATGAAGCTGATCGAATGATAGATATGGGGTTTGAAGAGGATGTACGCACAATATTCTCCTACTTTAAAGGACAGCGTCAAACATTGTTATTTTCGGCTACTATGCccaaaaaaattcaaaactttGCCAAATCCGCCCTCGTGAAACCGGTAACAATCAACGTAGggcgcgctggtgctgcttcaaTGAACGTGACGCAAGACGTGGAATATGTAAAGCAGGAAGCAAAAGTAGTGTACCTGTTGGAGTGCTTGCAGAAAACTCCTCCGCCGGTGCTTATTTTTGCCGAAAAAAAGCAAGATGTTGATGCTATACACGAGTACTTACTTCtgaaaggtgttgaagcgGTCGCTATACATGGCGGAAAAGATCAAGACGAGCGATATCGCTCCGTAGAAGGATtccgaaaccaacaaaaagaTGTGTTAGTCGCCACGGACGTTGCCTCCAAAGGTTTAGATTTTCCTGATGTGCAACACGTTATAAACTATGACATGCCGGATGATATCGAAAATTATGTGCATCGCATTGGTCGTACGGGACGTTCTGGATCCAAGGGGTTAGCAACAACGTTCATCAACAAAGCAACCGAGCAGTACGTACTGCTTGATTTGAAGCACTTATTGATAGAGGCCAAACAAAAAGTACCACCGTTTTTGGGAGAGCTTTGTTCGGAAACTGAAAAATATGCTGACCTGGGAGATGGTTGCAGTTACTGTGGTGGTCTCGGTCATCGTATCACCGAGTGTCCCAAGCTGGAGGCTATACAGAGCAAACAGGCTTCGAATATTGGGCGCCGTGACTACCTATCCAATACGGCTGCCGATTACTAA
- the LOC125957576 gene encoding 39S ribosomal protein L18, mitochondrial, with the protein MAASSKRILAKLGESSSVLKDSLYIINRNPRNLERLRLARKTDGYHLEKPTRSFWHRLDIIPSNKYVTARLVHFQNGTIVECSTMEWALKRHLYKANDYTAYTNLARVFAARCAEVGLTEMRCDLKAVPGGKIASFLRIVEESGINLKEPERIRPNYSWEMHRHVKPWEVTE; encoded by the exons ATGGCTGCAAGTTCCAAAAGAATTTTGGCTAAACTAGGAGAATCCAGCAGTGTTCTGAAAGATTCATTGTACATTATCAATAGAAATCCGCGCAATCTCGAAAGACTCCGATTAGCCCGTAAAACTGATGGTTATCACTTAGAAAAACCGACTCGCAGTTTCTGGCACAG GTTGGATATAATTCCCAGCAATAAATACGTCACTGCACGTTTAGTTCATTTCCAAAATGGAACTATCGTTGAGTGCAGCACAATGGAATGGGCTTTGAAAAGACATCTGTACAAAGCAAATGACTATACGGCGTACACAAATTTGGCCCGAGTCTTCGCAGCGCGCTGCGCGGAAGTTGGGCTAACAGAAATGCGTTGTGATCTCAAAGCAGTCCCTGGTGGAAAGATAGCATCTTTTTTGAGGATTGTCGAGGAATCTGGAATCAACCTCAAAGAACCTGAGCGCATACGTCCTAACTATTCGTGGGAAATGCATCGGCACGTGAAGCCGTGGGAAGTAACGGAGTAG
- the LOC125956524 gene encoding zinc finger protein 184-like isoform X1 → MSICLSLTKSNSYLIVYVPYTRESTPGAQISFFDYTTHTIGERDNRNTPNTCRVPLWKQASFERKNQIDPVLMDDLLSFSSSEMQVCDTPSDANFNVNCKLLPKETYSQYDCHLEPSKYAPTNKNDTTEESSSSIDEGFGQSNSEDSADDQTTVQIPLISSPKSSVISKKKQSKGRIYDCEICQQQFPLKKSLRFHQANEHPGENCNKCTICLKTFKLRSNLRQHLRIHTGERPFQCEICNKTFVQGSALTVHRELHKDQRDYECKTCHKAFKSKFAFKKHEKVHTGQRPFKCEVCGKTFTQSCNLKAHQKLHNGKHAYECVVCSKTFRFNSHYQDHKMTHTKDKKYCCSDCGRTFAYKNSYQRHILIHQDATQYRCSACGKLFSKLSHLNFHIKSHGSNCMDSISTENIRSRRSCDISEIDIETYQNSRGDRMDVHGMKGANEREHFRYKCVICTQSFEEEKELHTHFKLHEADDCPFQCGMCGILNLNHFEEVSLTGL, encoded by the exons ATGAGTATCTGTTTGAGCCTAACAAAGTCCAACAG CTATCTGATAGTGTATGTTCCTTATACAAGAGAGAGCACTCCTGGCGCACAGATTTCATTTTTTGActataccacacacacaattggAGAACGAGATAACCGGAATACACCTAACACGTGCCGTGTACCACTTTGGAAACAGGCGtcttttgaaagaaaaaatcaaatagaTCCGGTTTTAATGGACGACCTACTATCATTTAGTTCATCCGAGATGCAG GTCTGCGATACTCCTTCAGATGCAAATTTCAATGTAAATTGTAAATTATTACCTAAAGAAACATACTCTCAGTACGACTGCCATTTGGAACCTTCAAAATATGCTCCTACTAATAAAAACGATACTACAGAGGAGTCATCCTCGAGCATTGACGAGGGGTTTGGGCAAAGCAATAGTGAAGATTCTGCGGACGATCAAACAACCGTCCAAATTCCGCTTATATCATCGCCAAAATCATCAGTAATTTCAAAGAAAAAGCAAAGTAAAGGCAGAATTTACGATTGTGAGATTTGTCAACAACAATTTCCATTGAAGAAGTCGCTTCGATTTCATCAAGCTAACGAACATCCTGGAGAAAACTGTAATAAGTGTACAATTTGCTTAAAAACCTTCAAGCTACGGTCTAATTTACGGCAACATCTGCGTATTCATACCGGCGAGCGGCCGTTTCAATGTGAAATTTGTAACAAAACGTTTGTCCAGGGAAGCGCTCTTACAGTGCATCGCGAATTACACAAAGACCAACGAGATTACGAATGTAAGACATGTCACAAGGCATTCAAATCAAAGTTTGCTTTtaagaaacacgaaaaagtTCACACCGGTCAGCGACCTTTCAAATGTGAGGTATGTGGAAAAACCTTTACCCAATCTTGTAATCTAAAGGCTCATCAAAAATTACATAATGGAAAGCACGCCTatgagtgtgttgtgtgttcaAAGACATTCCGCTTCAATTCACACTATCAAGACCATAagatgacacacacaaaagataAGAAATATTGCTGCAGTGATTGCGGGAGAACATTTGCATACAAAAACTCGTATCAACGTCATATTTTAATCCACCAAGATGCGACTCAATACCGTTGCTCAGCCTGTGGTAAGCTTTTCAGTAAACTAAGCCATCTAAATTTCCACATTAAATCGCATGGTTCTAACTGTATGGATTCAATATCCACTGAAAACATCAGATCTCGCCGTTCTTGCGATATTTCTGAAATCGACATTGAAACCTACCAGAACTCACGAGGTGACCGTATGGATGTACATGGGATGAAAGGTGCAAACGAACGTGAGCATTTTCGGTATAAGTGCGTTATCTGTACTCAGTCCTttgaggaggagaaagagctACACACCCATTTCAAATTACACGAGGCTGATGACTGTCCCTTTCAGTGCGGCATGTGTGGGATTCTTAATCTAAATCATTTCGAAGAAGTTTCCCTAACCGGATTGTGA